TTTTTGTCCTTTACAAACTCTATCAATTTGCTCCAATTTTCATCTTCTGCATCATACCATAAAGTTCTATTAAATTTTCCCGCATGTTTTTTGAAACCCTCCCCGCTATATTTCAACGGTCCGACATAAAGATTGGCCTCTATAAAATTGTTTGTCGATTTTGTTGTCTCAAACGCTATAGTTGGTTCTTCCACAAAAATATAATTGTTACGAAAGAATGTACTATCGGCATATCCGCGCCAATCGTCGGAATGGATAATTCGTTTATCCATTTCGGGCAATTCTTTTTTGCAGACATAGAAAATATTTTTTTCTATTCTGCTGTTACGTGTTGGTCCTGTAATATGTATGATCGGAGAATAATATTCTGTTTTCTTTTCAGTTACTATGTGTTTTCTGATACCATCATTTATACTGATATTATATTCCACAACTGTTCCATTATTCCCAACACTCCACTCTTCCGGCCATCCACCCGAGTTGCAAAGTAAAAGAAAACCTCCTTCACTGTTGCTACTCAGATTATACCGGAATTGAGTATTATTACAATTATAGTCCGAATCGTAACTATAGCCGTCCGTTTGTGATTTATGCCCATCCACAATATTGTACTGTACAATAGTATTGTCACTTGAAAATGGCCATATTCCGTCGCAAGCCTCAGTGGCAGGGAGAGTGGGAGGACAATTCCTCATCACATTGTATTCCACTATTGCACCGTCACAAGCCGTAGGAACAATACCATCACCGGGAACACCGTCTATTATATTATTACGGATGACGACGTTCAGGTTGGGCAACCATTGTTTCCTTATCCAGTTACCCCACATCACAATGCCATTACGTTGCGAGTCTTTTATTAAGCAGTTGTGCACGAATAGTCCATCGAAATAAGAAAGAACAGAGTCTGTTCCGTCATCCTTGAAATTCCTTAACATCATGGCTTGTCCGCCACCTGCGTCTTCATGCACATGTCCTTCTCCCTTTATAAGTGAACCATATACGTCATGGATAAAAAGATTATCAATAGTAATATTCTCAGCCTTACCGTAATTATATAATTCAATCAGTAATCCACTAAGATGTGGACGGATTTTCTCTCCTTTGTTCGATATTTCAAGGTCGCGAATGATGATATGTTCACTATTAAAAATATGTACCATTTCCAGAGAAGTAGCATCTCCTTTTATATG
This window of the Proteiniphilum saccharofermentans genome carries:
- a CDS encoding right-handed parallel beta-helix repeat-containing protein, giving the protein MKSIVRFIVLSLAAISISCTPPKTTTNYYFDAINGNDSNSGTKPGDPLKSLSKLGDIAVKPGDSILLKSGSVFTDKLYFSGKGEAGKPIVIGKYGGEAMPHIKGDATSLEMVHIFNSEHIIIRDLEISNKGEKIRPHLSGLLIELYNYGKAENITIDNLFIHDVYGSLIKGEGHVHEDAGGGQAMMLRNFKDDGTDSVLSYFDGLFVHNCLIKDSQRNGIVMWGNWIRKQWLPNLNVVIRNNIIDGVPGDGIVPTACDGAIVEYNVMRNCPPTLPATEACDGIWPFSSDNTIVQYNIVDGHKSQTDGYSYDSDYNCNNTQFRYNLSSNSEGGFLLLCNSGGWPEEWSVGNNGTVVEYNISINDGIRKHIVTEKKTEYYSPIIHITGPTRNSRIEKNIFYVCKKELPEMDKRIIHSDDWRGYADSTFFRNNYIFVEEPTIAFETTKSTNNFIEANLYVGPLKYSGEGFKKHAGKFNRTLWYDAEDENWSKLIEFVKDKKVMLNEKEIPVLEIIGYN